In a genomic window of Spirosoma agri:
- a CDS encoding phytoene desaturase family protein, which translates to MPQRVLVIGAGFAGLAAATSLADKGYDVTILEKNDMPGGRARMFQTDGFTFDMGPSWYWMPDVFDNYFARFGKKTADYYNLVRLDPSYTVVFGPDEAVDLPAGLDNLENLFEQIEPGSAIRLREFLKQASYKYDVGINKFVWKPSRSVWEFMSLKLLYDVTRLDVFQSFASHARKFFKHPRLLEIIEFPILFLGATPSNTPAMYSLMNYAEMAMGTWYPMGGMHEIVKAMVSLAEEKGVKILLGQTVQKIDVFKGRAHTVTTDQGIFETDVVVAGADYNHVETKLVDAAYRNYDDAYWQTRVMAPSSLLFYLGVNKRVPRLQHHNLFFDEDFSLHAQEIYETPRWPTKPLFYASAPSKTDPSVAPEGCENLFLLIPVAPDLTDDDATRERYFTIIMDRLEAYVGDDIRNHLIYKRSYAHNDFIGDYNAFRGNAYGLANTLKQTALLKPSLKNKKVNNLFYTGQLTVPGPGVPPSLISGLVVADEVAKEFV; encoded by the coding sequence ATGCCTCAACGAGTTCTTGTTATTGGTGCCGGATTTGCCGGGTTAGCCGCTGCAACCAGTCTGGCTGACAAGGGTTACGATGTCACTATCCTCGAAAAAAACGATATGCCCGGTGGACGAGCTCGTATGTTTCAAACAGACGGGTTTACCTTCGATATGGGACCGAGCTGGTATTGGATGCCTGATGTTTTTGACAATTACTTCGCGCGTTTCGGCAAAAAAACCGCTGATTACTACAACCTAGTTCGGCTTGATCCTTCTTATACGGTCGTCTTTGGTCCGGACGAGGCCGTCGATCTACCAGCGGGTCTGGATAATCTGGAGAACTTATTTGAACAGATCGAACCAGGTAGTGCCATACGTCTGCGCGAGTTCCTTAAACAAGCGTCTTACAAGTACGATGTTGGCATCAATAAGTTCGTCTGGAAACCAAGCCGCTCAGTTTGGGAGTTTATGAGCCTGAAATTATTGTACGATGTCACGAGACTCGACGTTTTTCAGTCGTTTGCCAGCCACGCCCGCAAATTTTTCAAGCATCCACGCCTACTCGAAATTATAGAGTTTCCGATTCTGTTCCTCGGTGCAACACCAAGTAACACTCCGGCTATGTATAGCCTGATGAACTATGCCGAAATGGCGATGGGGACCTGGTATCCGATGGGTGGCATGCACGAAATCGTCAAGGCCATGGTCAGTCTGGCCGAAGAGAAAGGCGTGAAGATTCTGCTGGGTCAGACCGTGCAAAAAATTGACGTCTTCAAAGGGCGGGCGCATACCGTTACGACCGATCAGGGTATTTTTGAAACCGATGTCGTTGTTGCAGGAGCTGACTACAATCATGTTGAGACGAAACTGGTCGATGCGGCTTATCGTAATTATGACGATGCGTATTGGCAGACGCGCGTCATGGCCCCGTCGTCGCTTTTGTTTTACTTGGGTGTCAACAAGCGGGTGCCCCGGCTTCAGCATCATAACCTGTTCTTCGACGAAGATTTTTCGTTACACGCCCAGGAAATCTACGAAACACCACGCTGGCCGACGAAGCCCTTGTTCTACGCATCGGCCCCATCGAAGACCGACCCGAGTGTTGCACCGGAAGGCTGCGAGAATTTGTTTCTGCTAATTCCAGTCGCGCCTGACCTCACCGATGATGATGCCACTCGTGAGCGCTACTTTACGATCATTATGGACAGGCTGGAAGCATACGTTGGTGATGATATTCGTAATCACTTGATTTACAAACGCAGCTACGCACATAACGACTTCATAGGTGACTACAATGCGTTCCGGGGAAATGCGTATGGACTGGCAAATACGCTAAAACAAACTGCCTTACTAAAGCCATCGCTGAAAAACAAAAAAGTGAACAATCTGTTCTACACGGGTCAGCTGACGGTTCCGGGACCGGGTGTTCCTCCGTCCCTTATCTCTGGTCTTGTCGTTGCGGACGAAGTTGCCAAAGAATTTGTCTAA
- a CDS encoding RNA polymerase sigma factor, translated as MTALEFTHHIGKVSKSLRPFALRLTKDVEDANDLLQDTLLKAFTNRDKYTDGTNLKAWLYTIMKNTFITNYQRMVRKNTFIDTTDNLHYINSMESSTDNLAYSSFAQEDINRAVNGLDDTYRTPFMMHFRGFKYHEIAAKLDIPIGTVKNRIHIARKELKDQLKVYAHFNS; from the coding sequence ATGACTGCTCTCGAATTTACTCATCATATTGGAAAAGTGTCCAAATCGCTGCGTCCGTTCGCTCTGCGGCTCACCAAGGATGTTGAAGATGCAAACGATTTGTTACAAGATACCCTTTTGAAAGCTTTTACCAATCGTGATAAGTACACGGACGGTACAAACCTGAAGGCCTGGTTATATACAATCATGAAGAACACATTCATTACTAACTACCAACGGATGGTTCGGAAAAATACATTCATTGATACGACAGACAATCTGCACTACATTAACTCAATGGAGAGTAGCACAGACAATCTGGCTTATTCATCATTTGCTCAGGAAGATATCAATCGGGCCGTCAATGGCTTGGACGACACATACCGCACTCCGTTTATGATGCACTTCCGTGGCTTCAAATACCACGAGATCGCAGCGAAACTAGACATCCCCATTGGCACGGTGAAAAACCGCATTCACATCGCGCGGAAAGAACTGAAAGACCAACTGAAGGTGTACGCTCATTTCAACAGCTAA